A part of Syngnathoides biaculeatus isolate LvHL_M chromosome 21, ASM1980259v1, whole genome shotgun sequence genomic DNA contains:
- the LOC133494949 gene encoding atrial natriuretic peptide receptor 1-like has product MTTVCVCCVPPATCWHDLDNSEYDCWPLERPNDSNMISCGGLEMAWVLRPPETVKSGQVFGVVYSVSAHDSFYSWAVENRIFPHSSVVDAEDARRFCQHHECPPNWKDADGENCCIHHANIHSCPLGYMTSESICGPWIPDDGKIFTHTISTSGKMTQSNWSAKVVLLHVGLTSLIAHIRVGRMQVALEAKTTVLPSAVCGDGECQEAELCATCPADCGECPMTSSAKLAIGLPLSLLSLCFVLTATWLRYQKQKLLWDESWIIDFDLIKQDQRARMTLGSLMSVAVGHSDSNTSCMTALTSCGGQTASRKTTFTCTGIYDGRTVAIKKIPSKSFSLSKSIRQEVKQVRELDHPNLCKFIGGCVQVPSVAIVTEYCPKGSLNDVLLNEEIPLNWGFRFSFATDVARGMSYLHQHRLCHGRLKSLNCVLDDRWVCKITDYGLRVYRRGDGVEPLSAYQQRLQEVYMPPEFQNSNLEPTLAGDVFSFSIILLEIATRSDPVPVDESSLEGSCCPPLPELISSKADNTCPCPADYVDLIRRCGAHNPAQRPTFEQVKKYIYRINPVKVSPVDMMMNLMEKYSKHLEVLVAERTQDLMHEKQKTDRLLYSMLPRQVADDLRQGKPSEAQSYVSATVFFSDIVGFTQLSSCSTPYQVVDFLNKLYTAFDDIIDNYDVYKVETIGDAYMVVSGVPRENGILHASEIASMALDLVGVCHTFRIPHKPSMQLQIRAGIHSGPVVAGVVGTKMPRYCLFGDTVNTASRMESNSLALKIQCSASVFYLLEEIGGYALTCRGTLQVKGKGDMVTYWLDGKTSKEFDGKAVPTETAKERETGCSLPGALHVGDL; this is encoded by the exons ATGACGACG GTGTGCGTGTGTTGCGTCCCACCTGCGACCTGCTGGCACGATCTGGATAACAGCGAGTACGACTGCTGGCCTCTGGAGCGCCCCAACGACTCCAACATGATCAGCTGCGGCG GTCTGGAGATGGCGTGGGTGCTGCGGCCTCCCGAAACCGTGAAGAGCGGGCAGGTGTTTGGCGTAGTCTACTCGGTCTCCGCCCACGACTCCTTCTACAGCTGGGCAGTGGAGAACCGCATTTTCCCTCACAG TTCCGTCGTGGATGCAGAAGACGCTCGGAGGTTTTGTCAACATCACGAGTGCCCCCCCAACTGGAAGGACGCCGACGGTGAAAACTGCTGCATTCACCACGCCAACATCCACTCCTGCCCACTCGGATACATG ACTTCAGAGAGCATCTGCGGGCCGTGGATTCCCGATGACGGAAAGATCTTCACGCACACCATCTCCACTTCGGGAAAGATGACACAAAGCAACTGGAGTGCAAAG GTGGTTCTGCTCCACGTGGGCTTGACCTCGCTCATCGCGCACATCCGAGTGGGCCGCATGCAGGTGGCGCTGGAGGCCAAGACCACCGTGCTCCCCTCCGCGG TCTGCGGCGACGGAGAGTGCCAGGAGGCGGAGCTTTGCGCCACCTGCCCTGCCGACTGCGGCGAATGCCCCATGACCTCGTCGGCCAAACTGGCAATCGGGCTGCCGCTGAGCCTGCTGTCCCTCTGCTTCGTCCTGACCGCCACG TGGCTGAGGTACCAGAAGCAGAAGCTTCTGTGGGATGAGAGCTGGATCATTGATTTTGACCTCATCAAGCAAG ATCAGCGCGCGCGCATGACCTTGGGCAGTTTGATGAGCGTGGCCGTGGGCCACAGCGACAGCAACACCAGCTGTATGACGGCCCTCACGTCCTGCGGGGGGCAAACGGCAAGCAggaaaaccaccttcacctgcACGGGGATCTA CGACGGCAGGACGGTGGCCATCAAAAAGATTCCCAGTAAATCCTTCTCTCTGTCCAAGAGCATCAGACAGGAAGTCAAGCAAGTCAG GGAGTTGGACCACCCAAACCTGTGCAAGTTCATCGGCGGCTGCGTCCAAGTGCCGAGCGTCGCCATAGTGACCGAGTACTGCCCCAAAGGGAGCCTCAACGACGTCCTCCTCAACGAGGAGATTCCGCTCAACTGGGGCTTCAG GTTTTCCTTCGCCACGGACGTCGCGAGGGGGATGTCGTACCTGCACCAGCACCGCCTCTGTCACGGCCGCCTTAAGTCTCTCAACTGTGTGCTGGACGACCGCTGGGTGTGCAAGATCACCG ATTACGGCCTGAGGGTGTATCGAAGAGGGGACGGCGTGGAGCCTCTCTCCGCTTATCAGCAGAGACTCCAGGAAGTGTACATGCCTCCCGAGTTTCAAAACTCCAACCTGGAGCCGACGCTGGCTGGAGACGTCTTCAG TTTTTCAATCATCCTGCTGGAGATCGCCACACGCAGCGACCCCGTGCCT GTGGACGAGTCCAGTCTGGAAGGTTCTTGCTGTCCGCCTCTGCCCGAGCTCATCTCCAGCAAAGCCGACAACACCTGCCCGTGTCCCGCCGACTACGTGGAT CTCATCCGACGCTGCGGCGCTCACAATCCCGCCCAGCGGCCCACTTTTGAACAAGTTAAGAAGTACATCTACCGCATCAACCCCGTCAAAGTCAGCCCGGTGGACATGATGATGAACCTG ATGGAGAAGTACAGCAAACACCTGGAAGTCCTGGTGGCCGAGCGAACGCAAGATCTGATGCATGAGAAGCAGAAGACTGACAGACTGCTCTACA GCATGCTTCCTCGCCAGGTGGCCGACGACCTGCGTCAAGGGAAGCCGTCGGAGGCACAGAGCTACGTCAGCGCCACAGTCTTCTTTAG CGACATCGTCGGCTTCACGCAGCTGTCCAGCTGCAGTACTCCGTACCAGGTGGTGGACTTCCTCAACAAGCTCTACACCGCCTTCGACGACATCATCGACAACTACGACGTCTACAAGGTGGAAACCATCGGCGACGCCT ACATGGTGGTGTCGGGCGTTCCGCGAGAGAACGGCATCCTTCACGCCTCCGAAATCGCCAGCATGGCGTTGGACCTGGTGGGTGTGTGTCACACCTTTCGGATCCCTCACAAGCCCAGCATGCAGCTGCAGATCCGTGCCGGGATCCACTCGG GTCCTGTGGTGGCAGGCGTGGTTGGAACTAAGATGCCTCGCTACTGTTTGTTTGGGGACACGGTGAACACAGCTTCTCGTATGGAGTCCAACAGCCTCG CGTTGAAGATACAGTGCAGCGCCAGCGTCTTTTACCTGCTGGAGGAGATCGGCGGCTACGCGCTGACGTGCCGAGGAACGCTGCAGGTGAAG GGCAAAGGCGACATGGTGACGTACTGGCTGGACGGGAAGACCTCCAAGGAGTTCGACGGCAAAGCCGTCCCCACGGAGACGGCCAAAGAGCGGGAGACGGGATGCTCCCTTCCGGGCGCGCTCCACGTCGGGGACCTTTGA